One window of Nostoc sp. C052 genomic DNA carries:
- a CDS encoding Uma2 family endonuclease gives MLVQSTPAEQRTVLHNISWETFEALLKDTGEDRDSRFAYDGGTLEIMTPLFEHENPKIQFDRLIFALTEEIGREIKSAGSTTLKRKLAKKGIEPDNCYYIQNEPKVRGKKSLNLETDPPPDLAIEIDITNSSINKFNIYAALTINELWRYDGQNLKFYQLQAGQYVECKSSIAFPLISVNEMSKFIQQSQSMGEVALLKSFRIWVREKLA, from the coding sequence ATGCTAGTCCAGTCAACACCCGCAGAACAAAGAACAGTACTACATAACATTAGCTGGGAAACCTTTGAAGCCTTGCTAAAAGACACAGGTGAGGATAGAGACTCTCGGTTTGCTTATGATGGCGGTACTTTAGAAATCATGACACCACTTTTTGAACACGAAAATCCCAAAATTCAATTTGACCGCTTGATATTTGCTTTGACTGAAGAAATAGGAAGAGAAATTAAAAGTGCTGGTTCTACAACATTGAAGCGCAAATTAGCAAAAAAAGGGATAGAGCCAGATAACTGCTACTATATACAAAATGAACCAAAAGTTAGAGGGAAGAAAAGTCTAAATTTAGAAACAGATCCACCACCTGATTTAGCAATTGAGATTGATATTACTAATAGTTCAATTAATAAATTTAATATTTACGCAGCGTTAACTATAAATGAACTTTGGCGATATGATGGGCAAAATTTGAAATTTTATCAGTTGCAAGCAGGGCAATATGTTGAGTGTAAATCTAGCATCGCTTTTCCTCTGATTTCAGTGAATGAGATGAGTAAATTTATTCAGCAAAGTCAAAGCATGGGTGAGGTTGCTTTGTTGAAATCTTTTCGTATTTGGGTTAGAGAAAAATTAGCATAG